One window of Cohnella hashimotonis genomic DNA carries:
- a CDS encoding PLP-dependent aminotransferase family protein encodes MWLPDRASSKPVYRQIAEHFERRIKSGELTAGSPLPAERKLAAELAVNRTTVIQAYEELRASGWVVSKVGSGTVVAGGDASPLRTADWRKYLDVGTMLPNSDAMRRIRSGLRREAGLVDFASGELSEDLFPGETVRSIFSEQPYDGPLGYDDPQGYGPFREALAAFLLRQLRIGTSASSLLITSGSQQSLFLIMQCLLSQGDAVGVETPSYCFSLPLLQSAGLRVYPLQVGPAGIDPEDVVRLHRRHRLKMLFLNPNFQNPTGTVLSAERRAALLRIAEKEGIPIVEDDPFSLTAFDGRPPLPLKAEDAGGRILYVGSLSKVAASGLRVGWLAGPQEIVSRLADARQQMDFGMSVIPQWLAAKLIEGEAFDRQIGRLRAGLALRLDELRASLDYHLSGSVSFEPPGGGLNLWVKWLGDNDPRQLRMLERAMSVGVAYVPGQVFGAEEPSLRLCYAKPEAGQIERGVIRLKEALLRS; translated from the coding sequence ATGTGGCTACCCGATCGCGCGTCAAGCAAGCCGGTCTATCGGCAGATCGCCGAGCATTTCGAACGAAGAATTAAATCGGGGGAGCTGACGGCAGGCAGTCCGCTGCCCGCGGAGCGCAAGCTTGCCGCCGAGCTGGCGGTCAACCGGACGACCGTGATCCAGGCCTACGAGGAGCTTCGCGCTTCGGGCTGGGTCGTAAGCAAGGTCGGCAGCGGCACGGTCGTGGCCGGCGGAGACGCCTCTCCGCTGCGCACGGCAGACTGGCGCAAGTATTTGGACGTGGGAACGATGCTGCCGAATTCGGATGCGATGCGCCGGATCCGGTCCGGCTTGCGCAGGGAAGCCGGTCTCGTGGATTTCGCCAGCGGCGAGTTGTCGGAGGATCTGTTCCCGGGAGAGACGGTGCGCAGCATTTTTTCCGAACAGCCCTATGACGGTCCGCTGGGTTACGACGATCCGCAGGGCTACGGCCCGTTTCGCGAAGCGCTGGCCGCCTTTTTGTTGCGGCAGCTGCGCATCGGGACGTCAGCTTCTTCGTTGCTGATCACGTCGGGGTCTCAGCAATCGCTCTTTTTAATCATGCAATGCTTGTTGAGCCAGGGCGATGCCGTAGGCGTCGAGACGCCATCCTATTGCTTCTCGCTGCCGCTGCTTCAATCGGCGGGGCTGCGCGTCTATCCGCTGCAGGTTGGCCCGGCGGGCATCGATCCGGAGGATGTGGTGCGGCTGCATCGCAGACACCGGCTCAAGATGCTGTTTTTGAATCCCAACTTCCAGAACCCGACGGGGACGGTGCTCTCCGCCGAACGAAGAGCCGCATTGCTGAGAATCGCGGAAAAGGAAGGCATTCCGATCGTGGAGGACGATCCGTTCAGCTTGACCGCCTTCGACGGAAGGCCGCCGCTGCCGCTGAAGGCGGAGGACGCGGGCGGCCGCATTTTATACGTAGGCTCGTTGTCGAAGGTCGCGGCGTCCGGCCTTCGGGTCGGCTGGCTGGCGGGGCCGCAGGAGATCGTCTCGAGGCTGGCTGACGCGCGGCAGCAGATGGACTTCGGGATGAGCGTCATCCCGCAATGGCTGGCCGCCAAGCTGATTGAAGGAGAGGCTTTTGACAGGCAAATCGGCCGGTTGAGGGCCGGATTGGCGCTTCGCCTGGACGAGCTGCGCGCGAGCCTCGATTATCATCTGTCCGGCAGCGTGTCCTTCGAGCCGCCGGGCGGCGGCTTGAACCTGTGGGTGAAGTGGCTTGGAGATAACGATCCGCGACAGCTCCGGATGCTCGAGCGCGCGATGTCGGTTGGCGTCGCCTACGTGCCAGGTCAAGTATTCGGCGCGGAGGAGCCGAGCCTGCGGTTGTGCTATGCGAAGCCGGAAGCCGGGCAGATCGAGCGCGGCGTCATCCGACTGAAGGAGGCGCTGCTGCGAAGTTAG
- a CDS encoding Ku protein, which produces MHTVWKGAISFGLVHVPVKMFTATEDKDVHLRQIHKACGTPISYAKSCPHCERAVEWEEITKGYEYEKGRFVLFDEDELEAIKPENTRTIQILDFVALEEIDPMFYQKTYYLSPDQAGAGAYGLLLEAMRQSGRIGIAKIAIRSKSSLAAIRCVDNCICMETMFYPDEIRAISGVPGLPQSQNVNDRELDMAKLLIEQLSAPFDAAKYTDDYRTAMLDAINRKVAGQGLDVVTAPAAERTNVIDLMSALQASLAAVKTGDAPAAGAAASRGAGRKSAIRGDTGEAGAAPAADKPKRTRAKPAVPGAAAAGGEEAVGASTKAATSRRRKASEPQP; this is translated from the coding sequence ATGCATACGGTATGGAAAGGCGCCATCAGCTTCGGGCTCGTGCACGTGCCCGTGAAGATGTTCACCGCAACGGAGGACAAGGACGTTCATCTGCGGCAAATTCACAAAGCTTGCGGCACGCCGATCTCCTACGCAAAAAGCTGCCCGCACTGCGAACGTGCGGTGGAGTGGGAGGAAATCACCAAGGGCTACGAATATGAAAAGGGACGGTTTGTGCTTTTTGACGAAGACGAGCTCGAGGCCATCAAGCCGGAAAATACGCGAACGATCCAGATCCTCGACTTCGTCGCGCTCGAAGAGATCGACCCGATGTTCTATCAAAAAACGTACTATCTGTCTCCCGATCAGGCCGGCGCCGGCGCCTACGGTCTGCTGCTCGAAGCGATGCGTCAATCGGGGCGGATCGGCATCGCGAAGATCGCGATTCGCAGCAAGAGCAGTCTCGCCGCCATTCGCTGCGTAGACAATTGCATCTGCATGGAGACGATGTTCTATCCGGACGAGATCCGCGCGATCTCGGGCGTGCCCGGCCTGCCGCAAAGCCAGAACGTCAACGACCGCGAGCTGGACATGGCCAAGCTGCTGATCGAGCAGCTGTCCGCGCCTTTCGATGCGGCCAAATATACGGACGATTATCGAACGGCGATGCTGGACGCCATCAACCGCAAGGTCGCCGGGCAAGGCCTCGACGTAGTCACCGCGCCGGCGGCGGAGCGGACCAACGTCATCGACCTGATGTCCGCGCTGCAGGCCAGCCTTGCCGCCGTAAAGACGGGTGACGCGCCAGCCGCCGGCGCGGCCGCCAGCCGAGGCGCCGGACGCAAGTCGGCGATACGGGGCGATACAGGCGAGGCGGGTGCGGCGCCTGCGGCCGACAAGCCGAAGCGCACGCGCGCGAAGCCAGCCGTACCCGGGGCTGCCGCAGCGGGCGGCGAGGAAGCCGTCGGCGCAAGCACCAAGGCTGCGACGTCGCGCAGACGGAAGGCAAGCGAGCCGCAGCCTTAA
- the tsaE gene encoding tRNA (adenosine(37)-N6)-threonylcarbamoyltransferase complex ATPase subunit type 1 TsaE: protein MHDWSEGGRQAAGAGRFVLELRSEADTVRFAERLADLCVPGALIALDGDLGAGKTRFAKAFAAGLGVPGMVNSPTFTIVKEYEGGRLPLYHMDVYRLSIEEADELGLDEYFDGNGVSLVEWASLVEPLLPPERLHIRLELTGPESRLATCEPIGARYEDWCRELGLRLSKEEGSGDDDKG, encoded by the coding sequence ATGCACGACTGGAGCGAGGGCGGGAGACAGGCCGCCGGCGCCGGACGATTCGTGCTGGAGCTGCGGTCCGAGGCGGATACGGTGCGTTTCGCCGAACGGCTGGCGGACCTGTGCGTACCTGGCGCGCTGATCGCGCTAGACGGCGATCTGGGCGCGGGCAAGACCCGCTTCGCGAAGGCATTCGCGGCCGGACTGGGCGTGCCGGGTATGGTGAACAGCCCGACGTTCACGATCGTCAAGGAATACGAAGGCGGCCGGTTGCCGCTTTATCATATGGACGTGTATCGCTTGTCGATCGAAGAAGCCGACGAGCTGGGACTGGACGAATATTTCGATGGAAACGGCGTCTCGCTCGTCGAATGGGCTTCGCTCGTCGAGCCGCTGCTGCCCCCGGAGCGTCTGCATATCCGGCTGGAGTTGACCGGTCCCGAGAGCAGGCTGGCGACATGCGAGCCGATCGGCGCCCGGTACGAGGACTGGTGCCGGGAGCTCGGTCTGCGGTTGTCGAAGGAGGAGGGAAGCGGCGATGACGACAAGGGGTAA
- a CDS encoding H-type small acid-soluble spore protein: MNTQRAKQIFESKDMIAVSLEGQPVWIEEVDEANGMATVQVGQKPTNVQTVAVDRLTE, encoded by the coding sequence ATGAATACGCAGCGGGCCAAGCAAATTTTCGAATCGAAAGATATGATTGCCGTATCGCTGGAAGGCCAGCCGGTTTGGATCGAAGAGGTGGATGAAGCGAACGGCATGGCGACGGTTCAAGTCGGGCAGAAACCGACAAACGTGCAGACGGTCGCTGTCGACCGCTTAACGGAGTAG
- a CDS encoding immunoglobulin-like domain-containing protein yields the protein MPTERVFRRFARSCFIVAAAILAILSTACARTVDTDWSRKAALSRGAVVEADGRILNPGPLAAFVQSVAERRSAVVQVVTYPAEAEPIVMTAEFDGQSVQLTREQRLEGGSATSTAVCGGIEKRGGAEADTYMVTGCGSAEMELAVVPKLILAPNVETADYGAELLLDPLPSGNNEDGAVAAYRIEMRNLGEQILECGSDYMIEKQAYGTWIIVPYKADIAFTANLAHLQKGESYEASFGFKMLESWPEPGRYRVVKEATFGKTKVKLAAEFDVPDKN from the coding sequence GTGCCTACCGAGCGAGTATTTCGGAGGTTTGCGCGGAGCTGCTTCATTGTCGCTGCGGCGATACTTGCAATCCTGTCTACGGCATGCGCGAGAACCGTCGACACCGATTGGTCGCGGAAAGCAGCACTGTCGAGGGGTGCCGTCGTCGAAGCGGACGGACGCATCCTCAACCCCGGACCGCTCGCAGCGTTCGTGCAGTCGGTCGCGGAGCGGCGGTCCGCAGTCGTCCAAGTCGTGACCTATCCGGCGGAAGCAGAACCGATCGTGATGACCGCCGAGTTCGACGGACAGTCCGTTCAGCTAACAAGAGAGCAGCGGCTCGAAGGCGGCAGCGCAACATCAACCGCAGTTTGCGGCGGCATCGAGAAAAGGGGCGGCGCTGAGGCGGATACCTATATGGTGACAGGATGCGGAAGCGCAGAGATGGAGCTGGCCGTCGTGCCTAAGCTGATTCTTGCGCCGAACGTAGAAACAGCCGATTATGGCGCGGAGCTTCTATTAGACCCGCTGCCGTCGGGGAATAACGAGGATGGGGCGGTCGCCGCCTACCGGATCGAGATGCGCAACCTCGGCGAACAGATTCTCGAATGCGGCTCCGACTACATGATCGAGAAGCAGGCATACGGCACATGGATCATTGTCCCATACAAAGCCGATATCGCTTTTACAGCCAATTTGGCCCATCTTCAAAAAGGCGAAAGCTATGAGGCCAGCTTTGGCTTCAAAATGCTTGAATCCTGGCCGGAGCCCGGACGCTATCGCGTCGTGAAAGAAGCGACGTTCGGGAAAACGAAGGTTAAACTTGCTGCCGAATTCGACGTCCCCGACAAGAATTAA
- a CDS encoding CsbD family protein, translated as MDRHTEGWSDKIKGAVNQAKGEAKDQWGNLTDDPGLQARGKWDKAKGKVQEQIGEWKENTKSRTDH; from the coding sequence ATGGATCGGCATACGGAAGGCTGGAGCGACAAAATTAAAGGTGCGGTCAACCAGGCTAAGGGCGAAGCCAAGGACCAATGGGGCAACCTCACCGACGATCCCGGTCTCCAGGCAAGGGGCAAGTGGGATAAAGCCAAAGGCAAGGTTCAAGAGCAGATCGGCGAGTGGAAGGAAAACACCAAGTCACGCACCGATCACTGA